Proteins from one Enterobacter bugandensis genomic window:
- a CDS encoding sensor histidine kinase, with protein MYEFNLVLLLLQQMCVFLVIAWLMSKTRLFIPLMQVTVRLPHKLLCYVTFSIFCIMGTYFGLHIEDSIANTRAIGAVMGGLLGGPVVGGLVGLTGGLHRYSMGGMTALSCMISTIVEGLLGGLVHSYMIKRGRPDKVFSPLTAGAITFVAEMAQMAIILLIARPFEDALHLVSSIAAPMMVTNTVGAALFMRILLDKRAMFEKYTSAFSATALKVAASTEGILRQGFNEENSMKVAQVLYKELDIGAVAITDREKLLAFTGTGDDHHLPGKPISSTYTLRAIETGEVVYADGNEVPYRCSLHPQCKLGSTLVIPLRGENQRVMGTIKLYEAKNRLFSSINRTLGEGIAQLLSAQILAGQYERQKALLTQSEIKLLHAQVNPHFLFNALNTLKAVIRRDSDQAAQLVQFLSTFFRKNLKRPSEIVTLADEIEHVNAYLQIEQARFQSRLQVSLSVPDELAYQHLPAFTLQPIVENAIKHGTSQLLGTGEITIAASRFNHHLVLDIEDNAGLYQPSASGGLGMSLVDKRLRAHFGDDCGITVACEPDRFTRITVRLPLEENAC; from the coding sequence ATGTACGAGTTTAACCTGGTGCTGCTGTTGCTTCAGCAGATGTGCGTGTTTCTGGTCATTGCCTGGCTGATGAGCAAAACGCGTCTTTTCATTCCGCTGATGCAGGTCACCGTACGCCTGCCGCACAAGCTGCTCTGCTACGTCACCTTCTCTATTTTTTGCATCATGGGGACCTACTTCGGCCTCCACATCGAAGACTCTATTGCTAATACGCGTGCCATCGGCGCGGTGATGGGCGGGCTGCTGGGCGGCCCGGTCGTCGGTGGTCTTGTCGGTTTAACTGGTGGGCTGCATCGCTATTCCATGGGCGGGATGACGGCGCTCAGCTGCATGATCTCGACGATCGTCGAAGGGCTGCTTGGTGGCCTGGTGCACAGCTATATGATTAAGCGCGGTCGCCCGGACAAGGTGTTTAGCCCGCTTACCGCCGGGGCCATTACATTTGTGGCTGAAATGGCGCAGATGGCGATCATTCTGCTGATTGCCCGCCCGTTTGAGGATGCGCTGCACCTGGTCAGCAGTATTGCCGCCCCGATGATGGTGACCAACACCGTCGGCGCGGCGCTGTTTATGCGTATTCTGCTCGACAAGCGCGCCATGTTTGAGAAGTACACCTCGGCCTTTTCCGCCACGGCGTTGAAGGTTGCCGCCTCGACCGAAGGGATCCTGCGTCAGGGGTTTAACGAAGAGAACAGCATGAAGGTCGCGCAGGTGCTTTATAAAGAGCTGGATATCGGTGCGGTGGCCATTACCGATCGCGAAAAGCTGCTGGCGTTTACCGGCACCGGAGACGATCACCACCTGCCGGGCAAACCGATCTCGTCGACCTATACGCTGCGCGCCATTGAAACCGGCGAAGTAGTGTATGCCGACGGTAACGAAGTGCCTTACCGCTGCTCGCTGCATCCGCAGTGCAAGCTGGGCTCCACGCTCGTCATTCCGCTGCGCGGGGAAAATCAGCGAGTGATGGGCACCATCAAGCTGTATGAGGCGAAAAACCGTCTGTTCAGCTCCATCAACCGCACGCTGGGGGAGGGTATCGCCCAGCTTCTTTCCGCGCAAATTCTGGCCGGGCAGTATGAACGGCAGAAAGCCCTGCTGACGCAGTCTGAAATTAAGCTGCTGCATGCCCAGGTCAATCCGCATTTCCTGTTTAATGCCCTCAACACGCTCAAAGCAGTGATCCGCCGCGACAGCGATCAGGCCGCGCAGCTGGTGCAGTTTTTGTCGACCTTTTTCCGTAAAAACCTGAAGCGCCCGTCAGAGATCGTTACCCTCGCCGATGAAATTGAGCACGTGAATGCCTATCTGCAAATTGAGCAGGCGCGGTTTCAGTCCCGCCTGCAGGTGTCGCTCTCCGTTCCGGACGAGCTGGCGTATCAGCATCTTCCGGCCTTTACCCTGCAGCCTATCGTGGAGAACGCCATCAAGCACGGTACCTCGCAGCTGCTGGGGACAGGGGAGATAACCATTGCCGCCAGCCGTTTTAACCACCATCTGGTGCTGGATATTGAAGATAACGCCGGGCTGTACCAGCCTTCCGCTTCGGGCGGATTAGGGATGAGCCTGGTTGATAAACGTCTGCGCGCCCATTTTGGCGACGACTGTGGCATTACCGTCGCCTGCGAGCCTGACCGTTTTACCCGTATTACCGTTCGACTGCCGCTGGAGGAAAACGCATGTTAA
- a CDS encoding YehS family protein: protein MLSNDILRSLRYTLKANNNDMVRILALSDMESTSANFDTWMTKEDEEGFVRCPDIILSGFLNGLIYDKRGKDDSAPELALERRVNNNTVLKKLRIAFSLKTDDIQAIMTEQKYRVSMPEITAMMRAPDHKNYRECGDQFLRNFLRGLTHRVHHPKP, encoded by the coding sequence ATGCTAAGTAACGATATTCTTCGTAGCCTGCGCTACACCCTGAAAGCAAACAATAACGACATGGTGCGCATTCTTGCGCTGTCCGACATGGAATCCACGTCTGCAAATTTTGATACCTGGATGACCAAAGAAGACGAAGAGGGCTTCGTCCGCTGCCCGGACATCATTCTGTCGGGTTTTCTGAACGGGCTGATTTACGATAAACGTGGAAAAGATGACTCCGCGCCCGAGCTGGCGCTGGAGCGTCGCGTGAACAACAACACGGTGCTGAAAAAGCTGCGTATCGCCTTTTCGCTGAAAACGGACGATATCCAGGCGATCATGACCGAGCAGAAATACCGCGTGTCGATGCCGGAAATCACCGCCATGATGCGCGCGCCGGACCACAAAAATTACCGCGAGTGCGGCGACCAGTTTCTGCGTAATTTCCTGCGCGGGCTGACCCATCGGGTGCATCACCCGAAACCATAA
- the btsR gene encoding two-component system response regulator BtsR, translating to MLRVLIVDDEPLARENLRVLLQEQPDIEIVGECANAIEAIGAVHKLRPDVLFLDIQMPRISGLEMVGMLDPAHRPYIVFLTAFDEYAVKAFEEHAFDYLLKPIEEKRLEKTLTRLRQERTVQDVTLLPENQQPLKFIPCTGHSRIYLLQMDDVAFVSSRLSGVFVTSAEGNEGFTELTLRTLESRTPLIRCHRQYLVNMAHLKEIRLEDNGQAELVLRAGQTVPVSRRYLKSLKEAIGL from the coding sequence ATGTTAAGAGTGCTGATCGTGGATGACGAGCCGCTGGCACGGGAAAACCTGCGCGTTCTGCTGCAGGAGCAGCCAGACATTGAGATTGTGGGGGAGTGCGCCAACGCCATTGAGGCCATCGGTGCGGTGCACAAGCTGCGCCCGGACGTGCTGTTCCTCGACATTCAGATGCCGCGCATCAGCGGGCTGGAGATGGTCGGCATGCTCGACCCGGCGCATCGCCCCTATATCGTGTTTCTGACGGCGTTCGACGAATATGCCGTTAAGGCTTTTGAGGAGCACGCGTTCGATTATTTACTCAAGCCGATTGAAGAGAAGCGGCTGGAAAAAACGCTCACCCGCTTACGCCAGGAGCGAACCGTCCAGGACGTCACGCTGCTGCCGGAGAACCAGCAGCCGCTGAAATTTATCCCCTGCACCGGGCACAGCCGGATCTATCTGCTGCAAATGGATGATGTGGCGTTTGTCAGCAGCCGCCTGAGCGGGGTGTTTGTCACCAGCGCGGAAGGGAACGAAGGGTTTACCGAGCTGACCCTGCGTACGCTCGAGAGCCGCACGCCGCTGATTCGCTGTCACCGTCAGTATCTGGTGAACATGGCGCACCTGAAGGAGATCCGTCTGGAAGATAACGGTCAGGCCGAGCTGGTGCTGCGCGCCGGGCAGACCGTCCCCGTCAGCCGCCGCTATCTGAAAAGTTTGAAAGAGGCGATTGGCCTGTAA